In one window of Gossypium arboreum isolate Shixiya-1 chromosome 4, ASM2569848v2, whole genome shotgun sequence DNA:
- the LOC108460843 gene encoding WAT1-related protein At3g28050-like, which translates to MVWRWRYCYKDVLPFSAMVTMECINVGLNTLFKAATLMGMSYHVFVVYAYAIAALVLLPAPFFSYRSRVLPPLTFPILCKIGLLGLIGSSSQIMGYTGINYSSPTLASAISNLTPAFTFILAIIFRMEKLAWKRTSSQAKVIGTIISITGAFVVTLYKGPAIVIASTPSSSLQQDLNPSNRLFAGLNSSNTNWVIGGIFLTAEYILVPLWYIVQTQIMKEYPDEMTVVCFYNLCVSFIAAIVGLATERNASAWRLKPDIALASVVCSGLFGSCLNNTVHTWALRLKGPVFVAMFKPLSIAIAVAMGVMFLGDTLYLGSLIGATIISIGFYTVMWGKAKEEMAECGNETIIDSPSSYKAPLLQSYKNEQV; encoded by the exons ATGGTGTGGAGATGGAGGTACTGTTACAAGGATGTTCTGCCATTTTCAGCTATGGTGACAATGGAGTGTATAAACGTGGGTTTAAACACACTTTTCAAAGCGGCTACTTTGATGGGCATGAGTTACCATGTTTTTGTTGTCTATGCTTATGCTATAGCTGCTCTTGTTCTCCTTCCTGCTCCTTTCTTCTCTTACAG ATCAAGAGTGCTTCCTCCACTGACCTTCCCTATACTATGCAAGATTGGTCTGCTTGGGCTTATAgg GAGTTCATCTCAGATCATGGGGTATACAGGCATCAATTACAGTTCTCCAACTCTTGCTTCTGCAATCAGTAACCTCACACCGGCTTTTACCTTCATCTTGGCTATCATTTTCAG AATGGAGAAGCTAGCTTGGAAAAGAACAAGCAGTCAAGCTAAAGTCATAGGCACCATAATATCAATCACTGGTGCATTTGTGGTGACTCTTTACAAGGGTCCAGCCATAGTCATTGCTTCAACGCCTTCATCGTCTCTTCAACAAGACCTTAATCCATCGAATCGGCTTTTCGCTGGACTTAACTCTTCAAACACTAATTGGGTCATTGGTGGCATTTTCCTCACTGCTGAGTACATTCTAGTTCCTCTCTGGTACATTGTTCAG ACGCAAATCATGAAGGAGTACCCGGATGAGATGACTGTTGTTTGCTTTTATAATTTATGTGTGAGTTTCATAGCTGCAATTGTTGGTTTAGCTACTGAGAGAAACGCAAGTGCTTGGAGATTAAAACCAGATATTGCATTAGCCTCGGTTGTTTGCTCG GGACTCTTTGGTTCTTGCTTGAACAACACGGTCCATACATGGGCTCTGCGCTTGAAAGGACCTGTTTTTGTGGCTATGTTTAAGCCATTGTCAATCGCCATCGCTGTTGCCATGGGTGTCATGTTCCTAGGTGACACACTGTATCTTGGAag TCTCATCGGAGCAACAATAATATCGATCGGATTTTACACAGTAATGTGGGGAAAAGCAAAAGAAGAGATGGCTGAATGTGGCAATGAAACCATCATAGACTCACCATCTTCCTACAAGGCTCCCCTGCTTCAAAGCTATAAGAACGAACAAGTGTAG